The proteins below come from a single Drosophila miranda strain MSH22 chromosome Y unlocalized genomic scaffold, D.miranda_PacBio2.1 Contig_Y1_pilon, whole genome shotgun sequence genomic window:
- the LOC117189493 gene encoding catenin delta-2-like, with the protein MSGSGTANYDKHPFITQDRAIPSSSKGENLGCFGTSKKKKEVSATEALQDSSISTEYSKSSVTKSQMNKGYEQLWQPEVVQYYLSLLQSCSNPEILEAAAGAIQNSSACYWQPSIDIRATVRKEKGLPILVELLRMEVDRVVCAAATALRNLAIDQRNKELIGKYAMRDLVQKLPSGNVQHDQNTSDDTITAVLATINEVIKKNPEFSRSLLVLVC; encoded by the exons ATGTCAGGAAGTGGAACAGCCAACTACGATAAGCATCCCTTCATTACGCAAGATAGGGCTATCCCATCTTCATCAAAGg GAGAAAATTTAGGATGCTTTGGAACAAgtaaaaaaaagaaggaagTGTCTGCTACTGAAGCTCTTCAGGACTCTAGCATATCCACAGAGTATTCTAAAAGTTCAGTAACTAAGAGCCAGATGAATAAGGGCTACGAACAATTATGGCAACCGGAAGTAGTTCAATATTACTTATCATTATTACAAAGTTGTTCTAATCCAGAAATACTTGAAGCTGCGGCAGGAGCAATTCAAAATTCATCTGCATGTTATTGGCAACCCAGCATTGATATTCGTGCAACAGTGCGTAAAGAAAAAGGTCTACCTATTCTAGTAGAGCTCCTTCGGATGGAAGTGGATCGCGTAGTCTGTGCAGCTGCTACTGCCCTACGCAATCTAGCTATTGATCAGCGAAATAAAGAACTAATTGGAAAGTATGCTATGCGCGATTTAGTTCAAAAACTTCCATCTGGAAATGTACAGCATGACCAAAACACATCGGATGATACAATAACAGCTGTATTGGCTACAATTAATGAGGTCATAAAAAAGAATCCAGAATTTTCTCGTTCACTTTTAGTGCTAGTTTGCTAG